A window of Formosa sp. Hel1_31_208 contains these coding sequences:
- the folB gene encoding dihydroneopterin aldolase: MGIIKVENIRVFAYHGCLKEETKIGSDYRVDLKVKANLLASAKTDELSDTVDYVLLNNIVKEEMQQASKLLETVAQRILKRIFKEDHLVKKATVSVSKLNPPMGGDVESVTIKMTERRKN; encoded by the coding sequence ATGGGGATTATAAAAGTTGAAAATATCAGAGTTTTTGCATATCATGGTTGTTTAAAAGAAGAAACAAAAATAGGCAGCGACTATCGTGTAGACTTAAAGGTAAAGGCTAATTTACTAGCTTCTGCTAAAACGGATGAATTAAGTGATACAGTAGACTACGTGCTTTTAAATAACATTGTCAAAGAAGAAATGCAACAGGCTTCAAAACTACTAGAAACAGTTGCTCAACGCATACTTAAGCGCATATTTAAAGAGGACCATTTGGTTAAAAAAGCAACTGTGAGTGTGAGTAAATTGAATCCGCCAATGGGAGGTGATGTAGAAAGCGTAACGATAAAAATGACCGAAAGACGAAAAAACTAG
- a CDS encoding glutamine--tRNA ligase/YqeY domain fusion protein, which produces MSEESKSLNFIEHIIEEDLNNGLSKDKLRFRFPPEPNGYLHIGHTKAIGISFGLGEKYNAPVNLRFDDTNPAKEEQEYVDAIKRDIAWLGYKWANELYSSDYFHTLYDWAVQLIKDGKAYVDSQSSEAMASQKGTPTQPGVDGPYRNRSVEENLDLFERMKNGEFEEGEHVLRAKIDMRHPNMLMRDPIMYRVLKKHHHRTGDEWCIYPMYDWTHGESDYIEQISHSLCSLEFKPHRELYDWFKEHVHGYASQTLPMLPKQREFARLNLSYTIMSKRKLLRLVEDGIVSGWDDPRMPTISGLRRRGYTPNSIRKFIEKVGVAKRENVIDVSLLEFCIREDLNQTAPRVMAVLDPVKLVITNYPEGKEEWLEAENNPEDETAGSRKVPFSRELYIERADFKEEASHKFFRLKLGSEVRLKNAYIIKGESVVKDAHGHITEILCTYSTDTEKRVKGTLHWVSIKHAIKAEVREYDRLFMDEAPDSHQDKDFMSFINPNSLKVIEAFVEPSLLDAKIGDRFQFQRIGYFNVDNDTTPEHLVFNKTVGLRDSWEKQKPKPQQKQNNKPQQQQQQRPAIEVIKQLGKKYTNLSEAKQEKSKAEILKLAEAVSYDELQPLFNTAAKKVGTRIATMITLSVLLKNGQKRNEEIEAFITKALEDNNPILVAEAKAI; this is translated from the coding sequence ATGTCAGAAGAATCAAAATCACTCAATTTTATTGAGCACATTATAGAAGAAGATTTAAACAACGGTTTATCCAAAGATAAACTACGTTTTCGGTTTCCACCAGAGCCAAATGGGTACTTACACATTGGGCATACCAAAGCGATAGGTATTAGTTTTGGTTTAGGCGAAAAATATAATGCGCCAGTAAACCTGCGTTTTGACGACACCAACCCAGCAAAAGAAGAACAGGAATATGTGGACGCAATAAAGCGTGATATTGCTTGGTTAGGATACAAATGGGCTAATGAGTTATATTCTTCAGATTATTTTCACACATTATATGATTGGGCTGTTCAATTAATAAAAGACGGAAAAGCATATGTTGATTCACAGTCTAGTGAAGCCATGGCGTCGCAAAAAGGAACACCAACACAACCCGGTGTTGATGGTCCATATCGCAATAGAAGTGTAGAAGAAAATCTCGATCTGTTTGAACGCATGAAAAATGGCGAGTTTGAAGAAGGAGAACATGTTCTTCGTGCTAAAATAGACATGCGACATCCAAATATGTTGATGCGTGATCCCATCATGTATCGTGTTTTAAAAAAACACCATCATAGAACAGGAGATGAGTGGTGTATTTATCCAATGTATGATTGGACACATGGTGAAAGTGATTATATTGAACAAATTTCACACTCCTTGTGCTCACTTGAATTTAAGCCTCATAGAGAGCTTTACGACTGGTTTAAGGAACACGTGCATGGTTATGCTTCACAAACGCTACCAATGCTTCCAAAACAGCGAGAATTTGCCCGCTTAAACTTAAGTTATACCATAATGAGTAAGCGAAAATTACTCAGGCTAGTAGAAGATGGCATAGTTTCAGGTTGGGATGATCCTCGAATGCCAACCATTTCCGGATTACGTAGGCGTGGTTATACACCTAATTCCATTCGTAAGTTTATTGAAAAAGTAGGTGTAGCGAAACGAGAGAATGTAATTGATGTGTCACTTTTAGAGTTTTGTATTAGAGAAGATCTCAATCAGACAGCGCCAAGGGTGATGGCTGTTTTAGACCCTGTAAAACTCGTAATTACAAATTATCCAGAAGGCAAAGAAGAGTGGTTAGAGGCCGAAAATAATCCTGAAGATGAAACTGCAGGATCACGAAAAGTGCCTTTTTCTAGAGAACTATATATTGAACGTGCTGATTTTAAAGAAGAAGCAAGTCATAAATTTTTTAGATTAAAATTAGGAAGCGAAGTGCGACTTAAAAACGCATATATTATCAAAGGCGAAAGCGTGGTTAAAGATGCTCATGGTCACATCACTGAAATTCTTTGTACCTATTCTACAGATACAGAGAAGAGAGTCAAAGGAACTTTACATTGGGTATCTATCAAACATGCTATAAAAGCTGAGGTTAGAGAGTATGATAGGTTATTTATGGATGAAGCACCAGATAGCCATCAGGATAAAGACTTTATGTCTTTTATTAACCCAAATTCATTAAAGGTTATTGAAGCTTTTGTTGAACCTAGCTTGTTAGACGCTAAAATAGGTGATCGTTTTCAATTTCAACGTATTGGATACTTTAATGTTGATAACGACACGACACCTGAACACTTGGTGTTTAATAAAACGGTTGGTTTGAGAGATTCTTGGGAAAAACAAAAACCTAAACCTCAGCAAAAACAAAACAATAAGCCTCAACAACAACAACAGCAACGCCCGGCAATAGAAGTGATTAAGCAGCTTGGTAAAAAGTATACGAATTTATCAGAAGCAAAGCAAGAAAAGTCTAAGGCTGAGATTTTAAAACTTGCTGAAGCTGTGAGTTATGATGAGCTACAACCCTTGTTTAACACAGCTGCAAAAAAAGTTGGAACGCGTATCGCAACCATGATTACTCTGAGCGTATTGCTGAAAAACGGACAAAAACGTAACGAAGAAATAGAGGCTTTTATTACTAAAGCGTTAGAAGATAATAATCCCATATTAGTAGCCGAAGCAAAAGCGATTTAA
- a CDS encoding head GIN domain-containing protein, with protein MKPFFTLAFVIIASIATAQNPLGKAVGDFNEVKVYDLIEVNLIKANEAKVEITGDDIEDVEVINKDGKLKIRMKFNKTFNGDRTFVAVYYNTLDIIDGNEGAFISANELIEQNSIELKAQEGARLKIGLDVNQVTIKAVSGGVVETKGKAISQDITLNTGGVYEGKSFETQNTTVNIKAAGEADINASKTVNAKVIAGGDIFIYGNPEKVNEKRTLGGRIKRMD; from the coding sequence ATGAAACCATTTTTTACACTTGCATTCGTCATTATCGCATCAATAGCAACAGCACAAAACCCTCTAGGAAAAGCCGTAGGTGATTTCAATGAGGTAAAGGTCTATGATCTTATTGAAGTGAATTTAATAAAAGCTAATGAAGCAAAAGTAGAAATTACAGGAGATGACATTGAAGATGTTGAGGTAATTAATAAAGACGGAAAACTTAAAATCCGTATGAAATTCAATAAGACATTTAATGGTGACCGCACATTTGTGGCGGTATATTATAATACCTTAGACATTATTGATGGTAATGAAGGTGCTTTTATTAGTGCTAATGAACTTATTGAGCAAAATTCAATTGAATTAAAAGCTCAAGAAGGAGCTCGATTAAAAATTGGATTAGATGTAAATCAAGTGACCATAAAGGCAGTATCTGGAGGTGTTGTAGAAACTAAAGGAAAAGCAATTTCACAAGATATTACACTTAATACCGGCGGTGTTTATGAAGGTAAATCATTCGAAACACAAAACACTACTGTTAATATCAAAGCCGCTGGAGAAGCCGATATTAATGCGTCTAAAACAGTTAATGCTAAGGTCATAGCCGGTGGGGATATTTTTATTTACGGAAATCCAGAAAAAGTAAATGAAAAAAGAACGCTTGGTGGACGAATTAAGCGAATGGATTAA
- the rnr gene encoding ribonuclease R, with amino-acid sequence MTKRKKRKPSNNKISNLTNTILSILKKDRNQTFNYKQIAAKLGVNDASSRNQIIKKLQQLKAKQEIEEVDRGKFKAIVTTQYYTGRVDMASRGSGYIISDDFEDDVYISSNNMNKALHGDEVEFYAYKRRNRGKLEGEVTNIIKRAKSEYVGVIQIHDKKNFAFVVVDGTKMYKDIFVPINKINKAEDGDKVLVSLEDWPENADSPHGRVLKVLGKPGEHNTEIHSILAEYGLPLEFPHEVEEFANKIDTSITKKEIDKRRDMRNDLTFTIDPKDAKDFDDALSFKVLDDGLYEIGIHIADVSHYLQEGTILDDEAYERATSVYLVDRVVPMLPEILSNGACSLRPHEEKYTFSAVFKMNDKAEIKDQWFGRTVTYSDARFAYEEAQAIIESKSNSIPQEVSLTGKPYQTDKAIADAVLKMDELAKIMRRKRMSTGAISFDKVEVKFDLDEAANPVGVFFKTSKDANKLIEEFMLLANRKVSEFIGKQKKTFIYRVHDEPNDSKLAALQNVVGRFGYKLDFKDRKSVASSLNNLLKDVHGKKEQNLVDTLTIRTMSKAEYTTHNIGHYGLAFDYYSHFTSPIRRYPDVIAHRLLQHYLDGGASVSEDIYEDKCNHSSNMEYLATKAERDSIKYMQIRFMEDHKNENFVGVISGVTDWGIYIEIISNKCEGMVSVRDMKDDHYAFDEDHYALIGKNSKIMYQLGDEVVVKVKNTDLVKKHLDFTLIGKHE; translated from the coding sequence ATGACAAAACGAAAAAAAAGGAAACCTTCAAATAATAAGATTTCCAACCTTACAAATACAATTCTAAGTATTTTAAAAAAAGATAGAAACCAAACTTTTAACTATAAACAAATTGCTGCTAAACTTGGTGTTAATGATGCTAGTAGTAGAAATCAAATTATAAAAAAACTTCAGCAACTCAAAGCAAAACAAGAGATTGAAGAAGTAGATCGTGGTAAATTTAAAGCCATCGTTACTACGCAATATTATACAGGTCGTGTTGATATGGCCTCAAGAGGTTCAGGATACATCATTAGTGACGATTTTGAAGATGATGTTTACATATCATCTAATAATATGAATAAAGCACTTCACGGTGATGAGGTAGAGTTTTACGCTTATAAACGCAGAAATCGTGGTAAATTAGAAGGTGAAGTGACCAATATTATCAAACGTGCAAAAAGCGAATATGTTGGTGTAATTCAAATTCACGATAAAAAGAATTTTGCTTTTGTAGTGGTTGATGGTACTAAAATGTACAAAGATATTTTTGTACCTATCAATAAGATAAACAAAGCAGAAGACGGTGATAAAGTATTAGTATCTCTTGAAGATTGGCCAGAAAATGCCGATTCACCTCATGGTCGTGTTCTCAAAGTACTTGGGAAACCAGGAGAACACAATACCGAAATTCACTCTATACTAGCTGAATATGGCCTACCGCTAGAATTTCCTCATGAGGTAGAAGAATTTGCAAATAAAATAGATACCTCAATTACTAAAAAGGAAATTGATAAACGTCGGGACATGCGTAACGATTTAACCTTTACTATAGATCCAAAAGATGCTAAAGATTTTGATGATGCTTTATCATTTAAAGTTTTAGATGATGGTTTATACGAAATTGGAATTCATATTGCAGATGTCTCACATTATTTACAAGAAGGCACTATTTTAGATGATGAAGCATATGAGCGTGCAACATCGGTGTATTTAGTCGATCGTGTGGTACCAATGCTTCCTGAAATTTTATCAAATGGCGCCTGTTCATTACGACCACATGAAGAGAAATATACCTTTTCTGCAGTGTTTAAAATGAATGATAAAGCCGAAATTAAAGACCAATGGTTTGGCAGAACAGTGACGTATTCTGATGCGCGATTTGCTTACGAAGAGGCACAAGCTATTATTGAATCCAAGTCCAATAGTATTCCTCAAGAGGTTTCATTAACAGGAAAACCATATCAAACAGATAAAGCAATAGCCGATGCAGTGTTAAAAATGGACGAGCTTGCAAAAATTATGCGTCGTAAACGTATGAGCACTGGGGCTATTTCATTTGATAAAGTGGAAGTAAAATTCGATTTAGATGAAGCGGCAAATCCAGTAGGTGTGTTCTTTAAAACTAGTAAAGATGCTAATAAACTCATAGAAGAGTTTATGTTATTAGCTAATAGAAAGGTGTCAGAATTTATTGGGAAACAAAAGAAAACATTCATCTATCGTGTTCACGATGAACCAAACGATAGTAAATTAGCAGCATTACAAAATGTAGTGGGACGCTTTGGTTATAAACTTGATTTTAAAGATCGTAAAAGTGTGGCATCTTCATTAAATAATTTATTAAAAGATGTGCATGGTAAAAAGGAACAAAACCTTGTAGATACCTTAACCATTCGCACCATGAGTAAAGCTGAATATACCACTCATAATATTGGGCATTATGGCTTAGCTTTCGATTACTACAGCCACTTCACCTCACCTATTCGAAGGTATCCTGATGTGATAGCACACCGTTTATTACAACATTATTTGGATGGTGGAGCATCGGTAAGTGAAGATATTTACGAAGACAAATGTAACCACTCTAGTAATATGGAGTATTTAGCAACAAAAGCCGAAAGAGATTCTATTAAATATATGCAAATTCGTTTTATGGAAGATCATAAAAACGAAAACTTTGTAGGTGTGATTTCTGGCGTGACCGACTGGGGAATTTATATTGAAATTATCTCCAATAAATGTGAAGGCATGGTCAGCGTTCGTGATATGAAAGATGATCATTATGCTTTTGATGAAGATCATTACGCTTTGATAGGAAAGAATTCTAAAATAATGTATCAGCTCGGTGATGAAGTTGTTGTCAAAGTAAAAAATACCGATTTAGTTAAAAAACACCTAGATTTTACCTTGATTGGTAAACATGAATAA
- a CDS encoding zinc ribbon domain-containing protein, with protein MEHANYKCPKCSNRTYKTGQMRATGGTLSKIFDVQNQKFTSVTCERCTYTEFFKTKTSAISNVFDFFTN; from the coding sequence ATGGAACACGCAAATTACAAATGCCCAAAATGTAGTAACAGAACTTATAAAACAGGACAAATGAGAGCCACAGGTGGTACTTTGTCTAAAATATTCGATGTACAAAACCAAAAATTCACTTCTGTAACTTGTGAACGCTGTACTTACACTGAGTTCTTTAAAACTAAAACAAGTGCGATTAGTAATGTTTTTGATTTTTTCACTAATTAA
- a CDS encoding GNAT family N-acetyltransferase, with amino-acid sequence MIHFKLYNSVTDLPQTWDELSVDDVFLKTPFLKALELSSPSNISTYYLAVFSSESLVGIAIVQRVEMYLEDVFRRTSNKFFKRIGKRLISKIVKGNALIVGNLMHTGQHGLYYNSEDISQEVFLNTLSDGVNQLARQIKLNYGKTIRIIGFKDYFLDDPIHTCDNFFQKENLYKAQVQPNMIFRVSEAWTTSEDYIKAFNKKYRRRYKTARKKSVDIECKELQLETIELLSDELFQLYLYVSNKAGVNSFKLNKQHFYNLKFQLKEDFKVYGYFLNNELIGFYTFINNYNQLETYFLGYNPELQHQHQMYLNMLFDMASYGIDHNYKQVVFARTAMEIKSSIGAKPHQMYIYLKHTNSVIINTILRLVVKYANPVREWEERHPFQ; translated from the coding sequence GTGATACACTTTAAACTATACAATTCGGTTACAGATTTACCTCAAACGTGGGACGAACTCTCTGTAGATGATGTGTTTTTAAAAACACCATTTCTAAAAGCTCTTGAATTGTCAAGTCCAAGCAATATTTCAACGTATTATCTAGCTGTATTTTCTTCGGAATCTTTAGTTGGGATTGCTATAGTTCAGCGCGTAGAAATGTATTTAGAGGATGTATTTAGACGGACTTCTAATAAGTTTTTTAAACGAATAGGAAAGCGATTAATTTCCAAGATTGTAAAAGGGAATGCTTTAATCGTAGGAAACCTGATGCATACGGGACAACACGGATTGTATTATAATTCTGAAGACATATCACAAGAGGTGTTTTTAAATACACTTTCCGATGGTGTGAACCAGTTAGCAAGACAGATTAAACTAAACTATGGAAAAACAATCCGAATTATTGGGTTTAAAGATTATTTTTTAGATGACCCTATTCATACTTGTGACAATTTTTTCCAAAAGGAGAACCTGTATAAAGCGCAGGTACAACCTAATATGATTTTCAGAGTTTCCGAAGCATGGACGACTTCTGAGGATTATATCAAAGCCTTCAATAAAAAGTACCGAAGGCGCTATAAAACAGCACGGAAAAAAAGCGTAGACATTGAGTGTAAAGAATTGCAGCTAGAGACAATAGAATTGCTGTCGGATGAATTATTTCAACTGTATCTATATGTTTCTAATAAGGCAGGTGTTAATTCGTTTAAATTAAATAAACAACACTTTTATAACTTAAAATTTCAGCTCAAGGAAGACTTTAAAGTCTATGGCTATTTTTTAAATAATGAGCTGATAGGGTTTTATACATTTATTAACAATTACAACCAGCTAGAAACGTATTTTTTGGGGTATAACCCAGAGCTTCAGCACCAACATCAGATGTATCTAAATATGCTATTTGATATGGCATCTTATGGCATTGATCACAATTACAAACAGGTGGTTTTTGCTAGAACCGCTATGGAAATTAAGAGTTCTATTGGAGCGAAACCTCATCAAATGTATATCTATTTAAAACATACGAATAGCGTTATAATTAATACAATCCTTCGGCTCGTTGTAAAGTATGCCAACCCAGTAAGGGAATGGGAAGAACGCCACCCGTTTCAATAA
- a CDS encoding LysE family translocator produces the protein MFDDILAAIPFGIILAFTIGPVFFVLLETSATKGFRSALIFDLGVIIADVVFIFVAFYSANNLINKIKDDPNFLIFGGVLLAAYGFISFVKTSRSFRSIVKEYHRVEIPKNDYGKLFIKGFLLNFINIGVLLGWLGFIMIGSSITESKNGVLVFIITMLTVYFLTDLLKIALAKRLKNKLTPRLIFKTKKVIAIVILGFGILLLTQGLFPELYEKSKEQIEKVNPIGH, from the coding sequence ATGTTTGATGATATTTTAGCAGCTATTCCGTTCGGCATCATATTGGCATTCACTATTGGTCCGGTGTTTTTTGTATTACTGGAAACTAGTGCAACCAAAGGATTTAGAAGCGCCTTGATATTTGATCTTGGTGTGATTATTGCTGATGTCGTCTTTATTTTTGTGGCATTTTATAGTGCTAATAATTTGATAAACAAAATCAAAGACGATCCTAATTTCTTAATTTTTGGAGGCGTGTTATTAGCAGCTTATGGGTTTATTTCCTTCGTTAAAACCTCACGATCATTCCGGTCTATTGTTAAGGAATATCATCGTGTAGAAATTCCTAAAAATGACTATGGTAAACTTTTTATAAAAGGGTTTTTGCTCAATTTTATTAATATAGGCGTATTATTAGGATGGCTAGGATTTATTATGATTGGAAGTTCAATCACTGAATCTAAAAATGGTGTTTTAGTCTTTATTATTACCATGTTAACAGTCTACTTTTTAACCGATCTTTTAAAAATTGCTTTAGCTAAACGCCTAAAAAACAAGTTGACACCGCGTCTTATTTTTAAAACTAAAAAAGTAATAGCAATAGTTATTTTAGGTTTTGGGATACTATTACTTACTCAAGGGTTATTTCCAGAACTTTATGAAAAAAGTAAAGAGCAAATAGAAAAAGTGAATCCAATTGGTCATTAA
- a CDS encoding SPFH domain-containing protein yields MGQFIYIPIIFFGLIILISSFFTVKQKTAAIVERFGRFHSIRQSGLKIKIPLVDKIAGRLSLKIQQLDVIIETKTLDDVFVRLKVSVQYRVIREKVYDAFYQLDYPHDQITSYVFDVVRAEVPKMKLDDVFVKKDDIALAVKAELNDAMLEYGFDIIKTLVTDIDPDAQVKAAMNRINAADREKTAAQFEGDAARILIVEKAKAEAESKRLQGQGIADQRREIARGLEESVEVLNKVGINSQEASALIVVTQHYDTLQSIGQETNSNLILLPNSPQAGSNMLNDMVASFTASNQIGEAMKNAKSKGEK; encoded by the coding sequence ATGGGTCAATTTATTTATATTCCAATTATTTTTTTCGGCTTAATCATATTGATTTCGTCATTCTTCACTGTTAAACAAAAAACAGCTGCTATTGTTGAGCGTTTTGGCAGATTTCACAGCATTAGACAATCTGGATTAAAAATAAAAATCCCGTTGGTTGATAAAATAGCAGGAAGATTAAGTTTGAAAATTCAACAATTGGATGTTATTATAGAAACCAAAACCTTAGATGATGTTTTTGTGCGTTTGAAAGTCTCTGTACAATATCGTGTTATTAGAGAAAAAGTATATGACGCGTTTTATCAATTAGACTACCCTCATGATCAAATTACATCTTACGTATTTGATGTGGTTCGTGCTGAAGTTCCAAAAATGAAACTAGATGATGTCTTTGTTAAAAAAGATGATATTGCTTTAGCTGTAAAAGCCGAGTTAAACGACGCTATGCTAGAATATGGTTTTGATATTATCAAAACCTTAGTCACAGACATCGATCCAGATGCTCAAGTAAAAGCTGCAATGAATAGAATTAATGCTGCCGATAGAGAAAAAACTGCAGCACAATTTGAAGGAGACGCTGCTCGTATTTTAATCGTAGAAAAGGCAAAAGCAGAAGCTGAAAGCAAACGCTTACAAGGACAGGGTATTGCAGATCAACGTCGGGAAATTGCTCGTGGTTTAGAAGAATCTGTGGAAGTTTTGAATAAAGTTGGTATCAATTCTCAGGAAGCCTCTGCGCTTATCGTAGTCACCCAACATTATGATACGCTACAGTCTATAGGACAGGAAACAAATAGCAATCTTATTCTATTACCAAACTCACCGCAAGCGGGTAGTAATATGCTTAATGATATGGTCGCTAGTTTTACGGCTAGTAATCAAATAGGAGAAGCCATGAAAAACGCAAAATCTAAAGGTGAGAAATAA
- a CDS encoding YbjQ family protein, with protein MVLTTTNSIEGFKIIEYKGIVTGVAINEQKLSMGFSMAKYYKALQGSIDATKETAFQILTENAKKIGANAVVGIKVEIELLASNYAMISITGTAVSVA; from the coding sequence ATGGTTCTCACTACAACAAACTCCATTGAAGGATTTAAAATTATAGAATATAAAGGCATCGTTACAGGTGTAGCTATTAATGAACAAAAATTATCAATGGGATTTAGTATGGCAAAGTATTACAAAGCACTTCAGGGTAGTATCGATGCCACAAAAGAAACAGCATTTCAAATACTTACAGAAAACGCAAAAAAAATTGGCGCTAATGCCGTTGTTGGTATTAAAGTGGAAATTGAATTATTAGCGAGTAATTATGCTATGATTTCTATTACAGGAACAGCAGTTTCTGTCGCTTAA
- a CDS encoding DUF1761 domain-containing protein: MDFNFLAILVAAIVPIILGFVWYNPKVFGIAWMREAEMTEEKIKKGNMPVIFIVSLILSFLLAFFIQALTNHQMGAYSLMGGDPELAKPSYDAFMADYGDAFRTFKHGALHGAIAGVFMFIPVIAINGMFERKSWKYIIINGLYWTVALTIMGAIVCGWQ, translated from the coding sequence ATGGACTTTAATTTTTTAGCCATTCTAGTGGCCGCAATTGTACCTATTATTTTAGGTTTTGTATGGTACAACCCAAAAGTGTTTGGAATAGCCTGGATGCGTGAGGCAGAAATGACAGAGGAAAAAATAAAAAAAGGCAATATGCCAGTCATTTTTATTGTTTCATTAATTCTGTCGTTTTTATTAGCCTTTTTTATTCAAGCGTTAACCAATCACCAAATGGGTGCTTATAGTTTAATGGGAGGTGATCCTGAACTGGCAAAACCGTCTTATGATGCTTTTATGGCAGACTACGGTGATGCTTTTCGAACCTTCAAACACGGCGCGCTTCATGGCGCTATTGCTGGTGTATTTATGTTTATTCCGGTCATTGCGATTAATGGAATGTTTGAGCGTAAAAGCTGGAAATATATCATCATAAATGGCTTGTATTGGACGGTGGCCCTAACCATTATGGGCGCTATCGTATGCGGGTGGCAATAA